A DNA window from Candidatus Roseilinea sp. contains the following coding sequences:
- a CDS encoding BMP family ABC transporter substrate-binding protein, whose protein sequence is MNKRRTSVLFGFTVAASLILAACAPAAPTAPAEPAATQAPASAAPAAGAKKRVKLVLNGTLGDKSFFDSAQRGMEMIKKELGYEVRTIELGYDRNKWEPGLEDAAAADDYDILVAGTFDMSSYISRIAPQHPDKKFWMFDAGPDYEGKEGGCSNKCENVYTVLFRQNEGSYLLGVLVGELIKAGTLPGAEGRDKVGIVGGLDIPVINDFIVGFKQGFAESGLNPEEHVLVQYVGGDSPFNNPAKGKEIASAMYDQGAAIVWGVAGNSGNGVFEAAVEKKLYALGVDSDQYQTIADPAQKATIITSMLKNVDQGLLRAAKLDAEGKLAYGAPESIGVAADAVGVADNENYQKFVPQDIQAKVKAAYEKVAKGEVKVDSAFK, encoded by the coding sequence GTGAATAAGAGAAGAACCAGCGTCCTTTTTGGCTTCACTGTGGCAGCGAGCCTCATACTGGCTGCGTGCGCGCCTGCGGCGCCGACAGCCCCCGCCGAACCGGCGGCGACTCAGGCCCCGGCGAGCGCCGCCCCCGCGGCCGGCGCAAAGAAGCGCGTCAAGCTTGTGCTGAACGGCACGTTGGGCGACAAGTCGTTCTTCGACAGCGCTCAACGCGGCATGGAGATGATCAAGAAGGAGCTGGGCTATGAGGTGCGCACTATCGAGCTGGGCTACGACCGCAACAAGTGGGAGCCCGGCCTCGAAGACGCTGCGGCTGCCGATGACTACGACATTCTCGTTGCCGGCACGTTCGACATGAGCAGCTACATCAGCCGCATCGCTCCCCAACATCCCGACAAGAAGTTCTGGATGTTCGATGCCGGTCCGGATTACGAAGGCAAGGAAGGCGGTTGCAGCAACAAATGCGAGAACGTCTACACCGTGCTCTTCCGGCAAAACGAAGGCTCGTATCTGCTCGGGGTGTTGGTCGGCGAGCTGATCAAAGCCGGCACGCTGCCCGGCGCCGAAGGACGGGACAAGGTCGGCATCGTCGGCGGCCTGGACATCCCTGTCATCAACGACTTCATCGTGGGATTCAAGCAAGGATTCGCTGAGTCCGGCCTGAACCCGGAAGAACACGTGCTGGTCCAGTATGTCGGCGGCGACAGCCCCTTTAACAACCCGGCAAAGGGCAAGGAGATCGCCAGCGCGATGTATGACCAAGGGGCCGCCATCGTGTGGGGCGTGGCCGGCAACTCCGGCAACGGCGTGTTCGAGGCCGCAGTGGAGAAGAAGCTCTACGCGCTTGGCGTGGACAGCGACCAGTATCAAACCATCGCCGATCCAGCCCAGAAGGCAACCATCATCACCTCGATGCTGAAGAACGTAGATCAAGGCCTTCTGCGCGCCGCCAAACTGGACGCCGAGGGCAAATTGGCGTACGGCGCACCGGAGAGCATCGGCGTCGCTGCGGACGCGGTCGGGGTCGCTGACAACGAGAACTACCAGAAATTCGTCCCTCAAGACATCCAGGCCAAAGTGAAAGCGGCCTATGAAAAGGTGGCCAAGGGCGAAGTGAAGGTGGACTCCGCGTTCAAGTAA
- the mglA3 gene encoding heme ABC transporter ATP-binding protein — MSTHAPHPPSPSATDSAAAPLVEMRGITKIYPNGVLANHEVTFAVRAGEIHALVGENGAGKSTLMKILYGMERPSAGQIFLRGRPTTIHSPHEAIARGIGMVHQNFMLVPSFTIAENIVLGTEPLRGAFVDRRAAIAITTQLAQQYGLSVDPEARVDVVPVGMRQRVEILKALYRGADVLILDEPTAVLTPQETHELFTAIQRLIQAGKTVIFISHKLREVMEISDRISVMRDARMVGTLDKREANERLLAKMMVGREVFLNIEKPPAQRGPLVLNVRNLEYATETGVEVLKGVSLSVYAGEILGIAGVEGNGQTELVEVIAGLRTPLSGVIELNGKSIAGLTPRQVRQAGVAHIPEDRLTNGVALTASIQENLIVDRYTREPFTRGGLMRPAAVARNSEALIEAYAIRAPDGSLPVGALSGGNMQKVVVARELSSQPKLLIAAQPTRGVDIGATEFMHAQLVGARNAGVAILLVSADLSEVMSLSDRLAVMHAGRIVALFPSTEGLTEEEVGLYMLGTKTMSQSEIESHW; from the coding sequence ATGAGCACCCACGCACCTCACCCGCCCTCCCCATCTGCAACCGATTCGGCCGCTGCGCCGCTGGTCGAGATGCGAGGCATCACCAAGATTTATCCCAACGGCGTGCTGGCCAACCACGAGGTCACGTTTGCCGTGCGCGCCGGTGAAATTCATGCCCTGGTCGGCGAAAACGGGGCCGGCAAATCCACGCTCATGAAAATCCTGTATGGCATGGAGCGCCCTTCTGCCGGTCAGATTTTCCTCCGCGGTAGGCCGACGACGATCCACAGCCCACACGAGGCAATCGCCCGGGGCATTGGCATGGTGCACCAAAACTTCATGCTCGTCCCATCGTTCACCATCGCGGAAAACATCGTGTTGGGCACAGAGCCGTTGCGCGGCGCATTCGTGGATAGGCGCGCCGCCATCGCGATCACCACGCAACTGGCGCAACAATACGGCCTCAGCGTGGATCCTGAAGCGCGGGTGGACGTTGTGCCGGTGGGCATGCGCCAACGGGTGGAGATTTTGAAAGCGCTCTATCGCGGCGCCGACGTACTCATCCTCGACGAGCCGACCGCCGTGCTCACCCCGCAGGAAACCCACGAGTTGTTCACGGCCATCCAACGGCTCATCCAGGCGGGCAAAACGGTGATCTTCATCTCGCACAAGTTGCGCGAGGTGATGGAGATCAGCGACCGCATCAGCGTGATGCGCGACGCGCGCATGGTGGGCACGCTCGACAAACGCGAAGCCAACGAGCGCCTGCTGGCCAAGATGATGGTAGGCCGCGAGGTCTTCCTCAACATCGAGAAGCCGCCGGCGCAACGCGGCCCACTCGTGTTGAACGTGCGCAACCTGGAATACGCCACCGAAACCGGCGTCGAAGTGCTCAAAGGCGTATCGCTCAGCGTTTACGCCGGCGAAATTCTGGGCATCGCCGGGGTAGAAGGCAACGGACAAACCGAACTGGTTGAGGTGATCGCCGGGTTGCGCACTCCCCTCAGCGGCGTCATCGAGCTGAACGGCAAGTCCATCGCCGGTCTGACGCCGCGCCAAGTACGACAGGCCGGCGTCGCGCACATCCCCGAAGATCGGCTGACCAACGGCGTCGCCCTGACCGCAAGCATTCAGGAGAACCTGATCGTCGATCGCTACACGCGTGAGCCGTTTACGCGCGGCGGCCTGATGCGCCCGGCAGCCGTCGCGCGCAACAGCGAGGCCCTGATCGAAGCGTACGCCATCCGCGCACCGGATGGCAGTTTGCCGGTGGGGGCGTTGTCAGGCGGCAATATGCAAAAGGTGGTCGTGGCGCGCGAGCTGTCCTCGCAGCCGAAGTTGCTGATCGCCGCTCAGCCCACGCGCGGCGTGGACATCGGCGCGACCGAATTCATGCACGCACAACTGGTAGGCGCGCGCAACGCCGGCGTGGCCATCCTGTTGGTCTCCGCCGACCTCAGCGAGGTGATGTCGCTCTCCGATAGACTGGCGGTCATGCACGCCGGCCGCATCGTCGCCCTCTTCCCCAGCACCGAGGGATTAACCGAGGAAGAGGTGGGGCTGTACATGCTCGGCACCAAAACCATGTCACAATCCGAGATCGAGAGTCACTGGTAA
- a CDS encoding ABC transporter permease: MQATLPSSASSFDRAAERARVQQERRRNAIVDLVVTLSTIALALLVGFLVMLVVGKDPILAYSSLLSGPLSRSHRAGRWIEDATTLIILGLSVAIPFRARQFSLGAQGQMFIAAMIAAVIAIYLPLPPVLAILLPLAAAMLAGFVTGLLPGLIKAYLNANEIVSTLMLNAVIVLLYDFLLTNVFTPPGAQSLRSELIQPNSMLLRLSAIFGINLGRANLAVVMAAVLVLAVWVLLSRTPLGYEIRIIGANEKFARYGGINTQRTIALSFAIGGAIAAVAGVHLVLGVHQRLIPAIAAGLGFEGIVVALLARNNPLLIPITGLFYSYLRVGGDIMEQEAAVGAEIVQVIPGRHHLAAHRPGAGGLRQIAPIASRAQRVRRHATYFPVCIPWNKHFKRSSARPSSPQCCG; encoded by the coding sequence ATGCAAGCCACCCTCCCCTCATCCGCTTCATCCTTCGATCGCGCCGCAGAACGCGCCCGGGTGCAGCAGGAACGTCGCCGCAACGCCATCGTTGACCTTGTCGTCACGCTCAGCACCATCGCCCTGGCGCTGCTGGTCGGGTTTCTGGTGATGTTGGTCGTCGGCAAAGATCCGATCCTCGCTTACTCCTCGCTGCTGAGCGGCCCGTTGAGCCGCAGCCATCGCGCCGGCCGGTGGATCGAAGACGCCACCACGCTCATCATCCTCGGGCTATCGGTCGCCATTCCCTTCCGGGCCCGCCAATTTAGCCTGGGCGCACAAGGACAGATGTTCATCGCGGCCATGATCGCCGCCGTCATCGCCATCTATCTCCCCTTGCCGCCAGTCCTCGCCATCCTGCTGCCGCTGGCAGCGGCGATGCTGGCCGGCTTTGTCACCGGCCTATTGCCTGGCTTAATCAAAGCCTACCTGAACGCCAACGAGATCGTCTCCACGCTCATGCTCAACGCGGTGATCGTGTTGCTCTATGACTTTCTGTTGACCAACGTGTTCACGCCGCCGGGAGCCCAGTCCTTGCGTTCGGAGCTGATCCAGCCGAACAGCATGTTGCTGCGGCTGAGCGCCATCTTCGGCATCAACCTGGGCCGCGCCAACCTGGCCGTGGTGATGGCCGCCGTGCTGGTGCTGGCCGTATGGGTGCTCTTGAGCCGCACCCCGCTCGGCTACGAGATTCGCATCATCGGCGCCAACGAGAAGTTCGCCCGCTACGGCGGCATCAACACCCAGCGCACCATCGCGCTCTCGTTTGCCATCGGCGGAGCCATCGCTGCGGTGGCCGGCGTGCACCTGGTCCTTGGCGTGCATCAGCGCCTCATCCCGGCCATCGCCGCCGGACTTGGGTTTGAGGGCATCGTGGTGGCCCTCTTGGCACGCAACAATCCACTGCTTATCCCCATCACCGGCCTGTTCTACTCCTACCTGCGGGTGGGGGGGGACATCATGGAACAAGAAGCGGCTGTTGGCGCAGAGATCGTGCAGGTGATTCCAGGCCGTCATCATCTTGCTGCTCACCGCCCAGGTGCTGGTGGACTACGCCAAATCGCGCCCATCGCCTCGCGCGCGCAGCGCGTGAGGCGCCATGCGACGTACTTCCCTGTCTGCATCCCATGGAACAAGCACTTCAAGCGATCTTCAGCGCGACCTTCGTCGCCGCAGTGTTGCGGGTGA
- a CDS encoding hypothetical protein (possible pseudo, frameshifted) yields the protein MSPSSPSPGLRCFSNRTRAGIHLRAVGENPDAARSVGINVRRQQYLALALSGALAALGGVYLSMGYVKFFARDMTAGRGFIALAAIFLGGKTPLGTMIAALVFGLAEALSVQLGNLRVPNQLVQMIPYIATLIALVVYALVQRQRAIAHQRRFRQAPTP from the coding sequence ATGTCGCCTTCGTCGCCGTCGCCGGGGTTGCGATGTTTCTCTAACCGCACGCGCGCCGGCATTCATCTGCGCGCGGTGGGCGAAAACCCAGACGCCGCGCGCTCGGTCGGCATCAACGTGCGCCGCCAGCAGTATCTGGCGCTGGCGCTGAGCGGCGCGCTGGCCGCGTTGGGCGGCGTGTATCTCAGCATGGGCTACGTCAAGTTCTTCGCCCGCGACATGACCGCCGGCCGCGGGTTCATCGCGCTGGCCGCCATCTTCCTGGGCGGCAAGACGCCGCTGGGGACCATGATCGCCGCATTGGTGTTCGGCTTGGCCGAGGCGCTCTCCGTACAACTCGGCAACTTGCGCGTGCCCAATCAGCTCGTGCAGATGATTCCTTACATCGCTACGCTCATCGCGCTGGTGGTGTATGCGCTCGTCCAGCGCCAACGCGCCATCGCGCACCAGCGGAGGTTCCGCCAAGCGCCTACCCCCTAA
- a CDS encoding hypothetical protein (possible pseudo, frameshifted), with protein sequence MRARSSGRAHAGGIAKIRAGIDLRHSGLGGDTNGAAMRASVVGLIHPGDVEAAARDAALTALPTHNTHVACAAAAAVAGAVACALRPDAELRDILSASITAAQIGEKLGAPALGASVARRIELAISLARDEIGDARSRLQAIYDLIGTGLPASEATPAAMGIVALADGDPMRAAMLAAELSGDADTIGAMACAVCGAWRGIEALPIEMRQALRNANPDYDFDAVAEGLLQVALQASSKPA encoded by the coding sequence ATGCGTGCCCGTTCGTCGGGCCGAGCACACGCCGGGGGCATCGCCAAGATCCGGGCCGGGATCGATCTCCGTCACTCCGGTTTGGGCGGCGATACGAACGGCGCCGCGATGCGCGCTTCGGTGGTCGGGCTGATCCATCCCGGAGACGTAGAGGCCGCCGCCCGCGACGCCGCCCTCACCGCCCTCCCCACCCACAACACGCACGTGGCATGCGCTGCTGCGGCGGCCGTCGCCGGAGCAGTGGCCTGCGCCCTCCGCCCCGACGCGGAGCTGCGCGACATCTTGTCCGCCAGCATCACCGCGGCGCAGATTGGCGAGAAGCTCGGCGCACCTGCCCTCGGCGCATCGGTAGCACGACGGATCGAGCTGGCCATCAGCCTGGCGCGCGATGAGATAGGTGACGCCAGGAGCCGACTTCAGGCGATCTACGATCTCATCGGCACGGGCCTGCCGGCCAGCGAGGCCACGCCGGCAGCGATGGGCATTGTCGCCCTGGCCGACGGCGACCCAATGCGTGCCGCGATGTTGGCGGCCGAACTCTCCGGCGATGCAGACACCATCGGCGCTATGGCGTGCGCCGTGTGCGGGGCCTGGCGCGGCATCGAGGCCCTCCCTATCGAAATGCGCCAAGCCCTGCGCAACGCCAACCCCGACTACGACTTCGACGCTGTGGCCGAGGGGCTGCTGCAAGTCGCCTTGCAAGCGTCGTCAAAACCCGCGTGA
- a CDS encoding chlorohydrolase, whose protein sequence is MFITHGTVITMTEPNVVIEDGALLIQDGHIADLGPTDALRARHGQRLRDVPNLDAMGRLVLPANICAHTHFYGAFARGMALPGAPPRSFVEVLQQLWWKLDRALDLEGIRYSALVCLVDAIKHGTTTLIDHHASPNAIEGALDVIADAVVQAGVRAALCYEVTDRNGRDGAQRGIAENVRFATRLSHVPSAQLAAAMGIHASFTVSDETLDACVAQAERLGIPIHIHVAEDVVDEDDSYRSYRVSVVERLALHRALTENTLCAHCIHIHEREMDLLARAQAKVMHQPRSNMNNGVGVAPVAAMLERGMCVGLGNDGFSNDAFAEMKVCDLLHKVHARDPRAMGADRVVRMAYQNNARIAQCFWPDVRGVLEVGAPADVVVVDYRPFTALTADNAPWHLLFGVHGGMVTHTLCHGRLLMADRELLTLDEAAIAAKAREAADRAWRRVAEL, encoded by the coding sequence ATGTTCATCACCCACGGAACGGTGATCACGATGACCGAGCCGAACGTCGTGATCGAGGACGGCGCGTTGCTGATCCAAGATGGGCACATCGCCGATCTGGGGCCTACGGATGCGTTGCGCGCGCGTCACGGCCAACGGTTGCGCGACGTGCCCAATCTGGATGCAATGGGCAGGCTCGTCTTGCCGGCTAACATTTGCGCGCACACGCACTTTTACGGGGCCTTTGCGCGCGGCATGGCCCTCCCTGGCGCGCCGCCGCGCAGCTTTGTCGAGGTGCTGCAGCAGCTCTGGTGGAAGCTCGATCGCGCCCTGGACCTGGAGGGCATCAGGTATTCGGCGCTGGTGTGTTTGGTGGACGCGATCAAGCACGGCACCACCACGCTCATAGACCACCACGCCAGCCCGAACGCCATCGAGGGCGCCTTGGATGTCATCGCCGACGCTGTGGTTCAGGCCGGGGTGCGCGCAGCGTTGTGTTACGAAGTGACCGATCGCAATGGCCGCGATGGCGCCCAACGCGGCATCGCAGAGAATGTGCGCTTCGCAACCCGCCTGTCGCATGTGCCATCCGCTCAGCTCGCTGCGGCGATGGGCATTCACGCCTCGTTCACGGTGAGCGATGAAACGCTGGATGCGTGTGTCGCCCAGGCAGAACGGCTCGGCATCCCCATCCACATCCACGTCGCCGAGGACGTTGTGGACGAGGACGATAGCTACCGCAGCTATCGCGTCTCGGTGGTCGAGCGCTTGGCGTTGCATCGCGCGCTGACCGAGAATACCCTCTGCGCGCATTGCATTCACATTCACGAGCGCGAGATGGACTTGCTGGCCCGCGCGCAGGCCAAAGTCATGCACCAACCGCGCAGCAACATGAACAACGGCGTGGGCGTTGCGCCGGTGGCGGCGATGTTGGAACGCGGCATGTGCGTCGGCCTGGGCAACGATGGGTTCTCCAACGATGCTTTTGCCGAGATGAAGGTGTGCGATCTGCTGCACAAGGTGCATGCGCGCGATCCGCGCGCCATGGGCGCGGATCGGGTGGTGCGCATGGCCTACCAGAACAATGCCCGCATCGCGCAATGCTTCTGGCCAGATGTGCGCGGCGTGCTCGAGGTGGGAGCGCCGGCGGATGTGGTTGTGGTGGACTATCGGCCGTTCACCGCGCTCACCGCTGATAACGCGCCTTGGCATTTGCTCTTCGGCGTCCATGGTGGCATGGTGACCCACACCCTCTGCCATGGGCGATTGTTGATGGCCGACCGCGAATTGCTCACCCTCGACGAAGCAGCCATCGCCGCAAAAGCGCGTGAGGCGGCCGATCGGGCATGGCGCCGCGTAGCCGAACTGTGA
- a CDS encoding hypothetical protein (possible pseudo, frameshifted), producing MLIEKYISGEIEPNRHTLVFPSTGNFGIGGAWVGPRAGFKSMVILPEGMSRERFEKIEGYGASYIKTHGSESNVKEIYDECKRLMREHPDTVRILNQFSEMGNYRFHYYVTGNTIVELGGGVERSFRRTRHCGVLFGHGQRGHHRRRRSPEAGLSIVSRCWPGASAMSDALQQRLRQPRDPRHR from the coding sequence GTGCTCATCGAGAAGTACATCAGCGGCGAGATCGAGCCGAATAGGCATACGCTGGTGTTCCCCAGCACCGGCAACTTTGGCATCGGCGGTGCATGGGTTGGCCCGCGCGCCGGCTTTAAGAGCATGGTGATCCTGCCGGAGGGCATGAGCCGCGAGCGGTTTGAAAAGATCGAGGGCTATGGTGCGAGCTACATCAAGACCCATGGCAGCGAGAGCAACGTCAAAGAAATCTACGATGAATGTAAGCGGCTGATGCGCGAGCATCCCGATACCGTGCGCATCCTGAACCAGTTCAGCGAGATGGGCAACTATCGCTTTCATTACTACGTCACCGGCAATACCATTGTGGAGCTGGGAGGCGGAGTTGAACGCTCGTTTAGGCGCACGCGGCATTGCGGCGTTTTGTTCGGCCATGGGCAGCGCGGGCACCATCGCCGCCGGCGATCGCCTGAAGCAGGTCTTTCCATCGTGTCGCGTTGTTGGCCTGGAGCCAGTGCAATGTCCGACGCTCTACAACAACGGCTACGGCAGCCACGAGATCCAAGGCATCGGTGA
- a CDS encoding hypothetical protein (possible pseudo, frameshifted), whose translation MTVLFPTFEEMLHPQRVDPAIRQSALSARAPKAPLDPINLFNIHLAQAGCRARTMACPPVNYLVMPRALTGVDAEIVVLIAKGLPYGEPQSRAGLFCAHREVHQRRDRAE comes from the coding sequence ATGACCGTTCTGTTTCCCACTTTCGAAGAGATGCTTCATCCTCAGCGCGTGGATCCCGCCATCCGTCAAAGCGCGCTGAGCGCGCGCGCACCGAAGGCGCCGCTTGATCCCATCAATCTCTTCAACATCCACTTGGCGCAAGCCGGATGCAGGGCACGCACAATGGCGTGCCCCCCGGTCAACTATCTGGTCATGCCCCGTGCGCTGACCGGGGTGGATGCGGAGATCGTGGTGTTGATCGCCAAGGGACTTCCCTACGGGGAGCCACAAAGTAGGGCCGGCCTATTCTGTGCTCATCGAGAAGTACATCAGCGGCGAGATCGAGCCGAATAG
- a CDS encoding MBL fold metallo-hydrolase, with protein sequence MIEIIFLGVGAAIPMRNSANTAYLIRIGNERILIDCGPAILQQLDAVGVSPAEITHIFFTHRHGDHVLGYPMLMLWYEISADAPQQAPTLIASAQTFDALDTLMSVSYGPMEGVAESAPRIVAPQERIGRTQIHPNIMLTTVPMTHSDFAPSLGLRIETRHHFGDHVIAFTGDTGPNEHVALLARGAELLVHEATYSATLNPEYASGAYGHSTAQIAGRNAKAAGAKRLALVHIDAMYEGQERLLVEEAQREFDGHVFAPVAGLSIVLGDA encoded by the coding sequence ATGATCGAAATCATCTTCCTTGGCGTGGGGGCAGCGATCCCCATGCGCAACAGCGCCAACACCGCCTATCTCATCCGCATTGGCAACGAACGCATCCTGATTGACTGCGGGCCGGCTATCCTGCAACAACTCGACGCGGTGGGCGTCTCGCCGGCAGAAATCACGCACATCTTCTTCACCCATCGCCACGGCGATCATGTGCTCGGCTATCCCATGCTGATGCTGTGGTATGAAATCAGCGCGGATGCGCCGCAACAAGCGCCTACGCTCATTGCCAGTGCGCAGACCTTCGACGCCCTTGACACATTAATGAGCGTGAGCTATGGGCCGATGGAGGGCGTGGCCGAGAGCGCGCCACGCATCGTAGCCCCGCAGGAACGCATCGGCCGGACGCAAATTCATCCCAACATCATGCTGACCACCGTGCCGATGACGCATTCGGACTTCGCGCCTTCGCTTGGCCTGCGCATCGAAACGCGCCATCATTTCGGAGACCATGTGATCGCCTTCACCGGCGACACCGGCCCCAACGAGCACGTTGCGTTATTGGCCCGCGGAGCCGAGCTGCTCGTCCACGAAGCGACCTACAGCGCAACGCTCAATCCGGAGTATGCCTCAGGCGCCTACGGCCACAGCACCGCGCAAATCGCCGGGCGCAACGCCAAAGCCGCCGGGGCCAAGCGCCTCGCGCTCGTGCACATTGACGCGATGTACGAAGGCCAAGAACGCCTGCTCGTCGAAGAAGCGCAGCGCGAGTTCGACGGCCACGTGTTCGCGCCGGTTGCCGGCCTTAGTATCGTCCTCGGCGACGCTTGA
- a CDS encoding hypothetical protein (possible pseudo, frameshifted), whose translation MSDENLTIPTTNGTASAEISGHPPASSGLSLATLKPRMAFTGRVTRVELGGVFVDIGVGVDGFLHISQIVSDKPVLRVADVFRPNDEVQVYVLRVNTKNKRIDLTMHKPPAYDWSNLEVGAKLSGVRVVSIESFGVFVDFDGPKHGLIPFNLMPKGVRPKVGDCIDDVWVVEVDESKRRIGLTMIQPPALPWEKIKKGNRYVGKVTRVERNVAYVDIGAEREGLVRIASLNVAYATCTPSSPRARKSTSAC comes from the coding sequence GTGAGCGACGAGAATCTGACGATCCCAACCACCAACGGCACGGCGAGCGCCGAAATCAGCGGTCATCCGCCGGCCAGTTCCGGCTTGAGCCTCGCCACACTCAAGCCACGTATGGCGTTCACGGGCCGTGTGACGCGCGTCGAGTTGGGAGGCGTTTTCGTAGATATCGGCGTGGGGGTGGACGGTTTCCTTCACATCTCACAAATCGTCAGCGACAAGCCGGTGCTGCGCGTCGCGGACGTCTTTCGTCCCAACGACGAGGTTCAGGTCTACGTGTTGCGCGTCAACACGAAGAACAAGCGCATTGACCTGACTATGCACAAACCTCCCGCCTACGACTGGAGCAACCTTGAAGTCGGCGCCAAGCTCAGCGGCGTCCGCGTCGTCTCCATCGAGAGCTTCGGCGTATTCGTTGACTTCGACGGCCCCAAGCACGGCTTGATCCCTTTCAACCTCATGCCTAAGGGCGTGCGGCCGAAGGTGGGCGATTGCATAGATGACGTCTGGGTGGTCGAAGTAGACGAGAGCAAGCGACGCATCGGCCTAACCATGATCCAGCCGCCGGCGCTGCCCTGGGAGAAGATCAAGAAGGGCAATCGCTACGTCGGCAAAGTGACGCGGGTGGAGCGCAATGTGGCATACGTGGACATCGGCGCAGAGCGTGAGGGACTGGTGCGCATCGCTTCGCTCAATGTCGCTTACGCGACATGCACACCTTCGTCACCGAGGGCGAGGAAGTCAACGTCCGCGTGCTGA
- a CDS encoding hypothetical protein (possible pseudo, frameshifted), whose translation MEFTEVERERLAKLERLRASGVEPYPLRSQFARRRVMAADAVRRALASAQNHADALENNEAAVMGRIVARRIMGKAAFLGVEDVSGKIQFYARVGDDSLDADSFARFKELDLGDFIEAQGTLFVTKTGEPSLRVTDWRLLAKAISPLPIAKEEKAARWIGRALQRVQRS comes from the coding sequence ATGGAATTCACCGAAGTCGAACGCGAACGCCTGGCGAAGCTGGAAAGGCTCCGCGCGTCGGGCGTCGAACCCTATCCGCTGCGTTCCCAGTTCGCGCGCCGGCGCGTGATGGCCGCCGATGCCGTCCGGCGCGCGCTGGCCTCGGCGCAAAATCACGCCGACGCGCTAGAAAACAACGAGGCAGCCGTGATGGGGCGCATCGTTGCCCGGCGCATCATGGGCAAAGCAGCCTTTCTCGGCGTTGAAGACGTCAGCGGCAAAATCCAATTCTACGCCCGCGTCGGCGATGACTCACTCGACGCCGACTCGTTTGCCCGCTTCAAGGAACTCGACCTGGGCGACTTCATCGAGGCCCAAGGCACGCTGTTCGTCACTAAGACCGGCGAACCCTCGCTGCGCGTGACCGACTGGCGCCTGCTGGCCAAGGCCATTAGCCCACTGCCCATCGCTAAGGAAGAGAAAGCTGCCCGATGGATCGGTCGTGCGCTACAGCGCGTTCAGCGATCCTGA